TTGCTGTTGCGCGCGAGGGAGACCGGTGGACTGCCGGAGTTGAGCGAGCTCGTCGGCCGCGACTGGGGGACCAACGGCAACGTCATGCTGGGGCGGGCCTGCCACCCGTGGGACCCGACCGGAGCACTGCAGTCCTCGATCCCGGCGCTGGCCGTCGATGATCCGCACAACGAACACGGCCCGGTCCTCGCCGAGAGCGTTCCGATACCTGCTGGTATCGAAACCTTCGTGAGCCTGCACCTGGCCATAACCCGGAATCCGGAGCGCGGTCGGTTCGTGTTCGACGAGGCCACCGATTCGGTGCGACTGCGCTGGTCATCCGATCAGGGGCAGCCCTCGGTGCGAGCCGCGCGGACCACGTTCGACAGCATCAACCGAGCGAACGGAACGATCTACCGACACGATCTCTTCGGGGAAACCAGGGCTTTCGAGGACCGCTTCACGTATCACCCGCTCGGTGGGTGTGTGCTCGGTTCGGCCACGGACGCCCACGGTCGCGTTCGCGGGTATCGCAACCTCCACGTCGTGGACGGTTCGTTGGTCCCAGGGTCCACCGGGGTGAATCCGTTCCTGACGATCACCGCCCTGGCGGAGCGCAACGTGGAGCGAATACTGTCCGTGGACCTCGAACACGGCTGAGCGAGCGTGCCCGGGGTGTGCGGGTGAGTGGTTCGCCAAGGGGCAGGCCCGCCCGGAGTGGCCCGGAACTCAACCCGACGAGCGCAACCGCTCGTAGTGCTCGAGGCAGTCCTGGTACGCGGGAAGCGTGCCCGCCGCGGCGGCTTCGGCGAGGGTTGGCGCGTTCTGGTCCTTCTCGGACAGAACCGGTTCCGCGCCCAGCTCACCCCACGGCAGGGCGAGTTCGGGGTCCAGCGGGGTGACGGCGTGCTCGGCCGGCGGGTTGTAGGGAGTCGAGCACAGGTAGATCATCACGGTGTTGTCCTCCAAGGCGGCGAAGGCGTGGCCGAGTCCTTCCGCCAGGTAGACGGCGTTGTACCGCTCGGCGTCCAGTCGGATCGCCTCCCGGTGCCCGAACGTGGGGGACCCGGTGCGGACGTCCACGACCACGTCCAGCAGGCTCCCGCGGGCGCAGTAGACGTACTTGGCCTGCCCCGGTGGGACATCGGCGAAGTGGATCCCGCGGATGACTCCCCGGTTGGAAACGCTGTTGTTGATCTGGGCCAAGGGCATGTGGTGCCCGGCCGTTCCCGCGAAGGGAGCCTGCTGGAACGGCGCGGCGAACAGCCCGCGGTGATCGGGGAAAACTGGGGGAGTGAACTCGATGGCGCCGCTGATCTCCGTGTGACGTGCTTGCACGACGGCAAGCCTAGACGGCGCTGTCGGAAACGCGAGCGAGGACCGCGGGGTGAGGCGCACCCGGTCGACAGCGGGATCGTCGGCGGGCGCGGTCCGTGTTCGTCCGAACTCGGTCGGTACGGGCCAGAAACGGAAATTATGTTGACAATTTGTTGAATTCGCTGCTGGGGTGTGACCCCAGTCGCAGACAGGCGCGGTGCGGGCTGGCACACTCGTCGAACCGCAGCGTCCGCCGAGCCGCTGCCCGGACCGGGTAGTCAGTCTCGGTCGCCCCCAGGCGCCACCCGCGGGCACCAGCCCGTCGAGTGCCGCGTCGCCCATCTGCCGGCGGGAGGTTCTCTCCGGCCGGCCAGGTCAAGGCAACAGGAGGGACGCCGTGACCACCGTTAGTGATCAAGAGAACACGCCCGATTCGGCGGGCTTGCCCGCATCGGCGAGCACGGAACCGACCGCCGAGGAAATCTTCCGCGCCCACGAGGGCGGCAAGTTGTCCATCACGCCCTCCGCGGCGTTGACGACCCCCCGCGACCTCTCGATCGCCTACACGCCCGGTGTGGCCAAGGTCAGCCGAGCGATCTCCGCGGACGAGGCGCTGGCCGCGCGCTACACCTGGACGGACCAGTTGGTCGCGGTGGTCAGTGACGGCACCGCGGTGCTGGGGCTCGGGGACATAGGTCCGCGCGCCTCCCTGCCCGTCATGGAGGGCAAGGCCGCGCTGTTCAAGTCCTTCGCCGACCTGAACTCCTTCCCCCTGGTGCTGGACACCACCGACAACGACGAGATCGTCGACACCCTGGTGCGGCTGCGCCCGTCGTTCGGAGCCGTCAACCTGGAGGACGTGGCCGCGCCGCGCTGCTTCGATCTCGAACGCAGGCTGATCGAGGCGCTGGACTGCCCGGTCATGCACGACGACCAGCACGGGACCGCCGTGGTCGCCCTGGCCGCGCTGCGCAACGCCTGTCGGCTCTCCAACCGGGAGCTCGGATCGCTGCGGGTCGTGATCTCCGGGGCGGGAGCCGCCGGAGTCGCCTGCGCCGAGATCCTCGACGCGGCCGGTGTCGGCGAGGTCGTCGTCGCCGACTCGCGCGGTGTGATCCACGAGGGCAGGGACAACCTCACGCCGATCAAGAGCGAGCTGGCGCGGCGCACGAATCCGCGTGGAGTCGCGGGCGGGCTGGACGAAGCGCTGCGGGGAGCCGATGTTCTGATCGGAGTCTCCGCGGGGACCATTCCCGAGCAGCAGTTGGCCGGCATGGCGGAGAACGCCATCGTGTTCGCGCTGTCCAATCCGGACCCGGAGATCCACCCGGACACGGCGGCCGCACACGCTTCCGTCGTCGCCACCGGGCGCAGCGACTTCCCCAACCAGATCAACAACGTGCTGGCCTTCCCCGGGATCTTCCGGGGGGCGCTGCAGGCGGGGGCGCGAATGATCAGTGACCGGATGAAGGTCGCTGCCGCCGAGGCCATAGCCGAGGTCGCGGCGGAGGGGCTGGCGGCCGATTACATCGTGCCGAGTCCGCTCGACCCCCGGGTGGCCCCCGAGGTCACCCGCGCCGTCGCCGAGGCTGCGCGGTTGGACGGAGTCGCCACGGCCTGACCGAGGTTCCCGTTCGGATCATCGTGAGCACGTCCGGCCCGGTGGGAGGATTAGCCCCTTCCC
This genomic stretch from Actinopolyspora halophila DSM 43834 harbors:
- a CDS encoding dTDP-4-dehydrorhamnose 3,5-epimerase family protein: MQARHTEISGAIEFTPPVFPDHRGLFAAPFQQAPFAGTAGHHMPLAQINNSVSNRGVIRGIHFADVPPGQAKYVYCARGSLLDVVVDVRTGSPTFGHREAIRLDAERYNAVYLAEGLGHAFAALEDNTVMIYLCSTPYNPPAEHAVTPLDPELALPWGELGAEPVLSEKDQNAPTLAEAAAAGTLPAYQDCLEHYERLRSSG
- a CDS encoding NAD(P)-dependent malic enzyme encodes the protein MTTVSDQENTPDSAGLPASASTEPTAEEIFRAHEGGKLSITPSAALTTPRDLSIAYTPGVAKVSRAISADEALAARYTWTDQLVAVVSDGTAVLGLGDIGPRASLPVMEGKAALFKSFADLNSFPLVLDTTDNDEIVDTLVRLRPSFGAVNLEDVAAPRCFDLERRLIEALDCPVMHDDQHGTAVVALAALRNACRLSNRELGSLRVVISGAGAAGVACAEILDAAGVGEVVVADSRGVIHEGRDNLTPIKSELARRTNPRGVAGGLDEALRGADVLIGVSAGTIPEQQLAGMAENAIVFALSNPDPEIHPDTAAAHASVVATGRSDFPNQINNVLAFPGIFRGALQAGARMISDRMKVAAAEAIAEVAAEGLAADYIVPSPLDPRVAPEVTRAVAEAARLDGVATA